A part of Paenibacillus sp. IHBB 10380 genomic DNA contains:
- a CDS encoding Gfo/Idh/MocA family protein yields the protein MVKKKLRWGIIGCASIAEQCVMPAIQQSSTGIIAAVASRDLKKSKAMAKQFVVPTAYGSYEALLQDSDIDAVYIPLPNHLHREWTIRALEAGKHVLCEKPMAMNTHEAEEMVDASKRAGVQLAEALMYRYHPVLEHVRRLIKAGRIGEIRALRGAFTLNNSDDKDNIRYRSDWGGGSLYDVGCYPLSAARFFTGLEPEAVMVNAFFSEEHDGVDMMASGLVEFAGGLSLTFDCGLWAEERRCIEIVGTRGRFEIPHVFSGKEQSGYYLYSGRQLRQYSEKETNAYVHQVESFARSVFGEIPQRFLPEDTINNTRLLEACLRSAKQRRRIVLAGPDREI from the coding sequence TTCAACAATCATCTACAGGTATTATTGCGGCGGTAGCCAGTCGAGATTTAAAGAAAAGTAAAGCCATGGCCAAGCAATTTGTAGTGCCTACAGCATACGGTAGTTATGAGGCGTTGCTACAGGACAGTGATATAGACGCTGTATATATTCCTCTTCCTAATCACCTGCATAGGGAGTGGACTATTCGTGCCCTTGAGGCAGGGAAACATGTGTTGTGTGAGAAGCCAATGGCGATGAATACTCACGAAGCGGAGGAGATGGTGGATGCAAGTAAGAGAGCAGGCGTTCAGCTTGCTGAAGCTTTAATGTATCGTTATCATCCGGTGCTCGAACACGTTCGACGATTAATTAAGGCTGGAAGGATAGGTGAAATTCGTGCTTTACGTGGTGCCTTCACATTGAACAATTCAGATGATAAAGATAACATTCGTTATCGTTCAGACTGGGGAGGCGGTTCATTATATGATGTGGGTTGTTATCCCCTTAGTGCAGCTCGTTTCTTCACGGGACTTGAGCCAGAAGCCGTAATGGTGAATGCATTCTTCTCCGAGGAACACGATGGAGTGGATATGATGGCTTCAGGACTTGTTGAATTTGCGGGAGGATTATCACTTACCTTTGATTGCGGATTGTGGGCAGAGGAACGAAGATGCATTGAAATTGTAGGGACACGTGGAAGGTTTGAAATTCCTCATGTCTTCTCAGGCAAGGAACAGTCTGGCTATTATTTATATTCAGGGCGTCAGCTTAGACAATATAGTGAGAAAGAAACCAATGCATACGTCCACCAAGTGGAGAGCTTTGCTCGTAGTGTGTTTGGAGAGATACCGCAGCGTTTTCTACCTGAAGATACTATTAATAATACAAGGTTACTTGAAGCTTGCTTACGCTCAGCTAAGCAGCGCAGAAGAATTGTACTAGCAGGGCCCGATAGGGAAATATAA
- a CDS encoding TPM domain-containing protein, which yields MRRISKRPVNKVVRGLSFNLLRKLTLCSTVMAILFSILTSTVAWSATEVPAPSGDIYVQDFENLLSQEQENELRRLGRALEDRTKAQIAVLTIPTLGDLTIEEYANKAFRQYKLGDQKLNNGVLLLLSLEQREVRIEVGYGLEGALPDGKVGRFIDSITIPYIQENKPDQAIVETYKSLYNEVSIEYNVQDSLSPQSIQLPEVQEASNDKGSFIWIIIIVIFLVLDFTLFKGAISMTLLSMIGNGRGRGGGGGGGYGGGSGGGFRGGGGGSSGGGGASRKF from the coding sequence ATGAGACGGATTAGTAAACGGCCTGTGAATAAAGTGGTCCGTGGATTATCTTTCAATCTTCTAAGAAAATTAACATTATGTTCAACGGTAATGGCCATACTCTTCAGTATACTGACATCAACTGTGGCTTGGTCAGCAACAGAAGTTCCGGCTCCTTCAGGAGATATCTATGTGCAGGACTTCGAGAATCTACTCTCACAGGAACAGGAGAATGAGCTTAGAAGATTGGGCCGAGCACTAGAAGACCGTACTAAAGCACAGATTGCGGTACTAACCATACCCACTTTAGGCGATTTAACGATTGAGGAATATGCTAACAAGGCATTTCGACAATACAAACTCGGTGATCAGAAACTGAACAATGGTGTACTTCTACTCCTTTCTCTGGAGCAACGTGAGGTGCGAATTGAAGTAGGTTATGGACTTGAGGGTGCTCTTCCTGACGGTAAGGTCGGAAGATTCATCGATAGTATAACCATCCCTTATATTCAAGAAAATAAACCGGATCAAGCGATTGTGGAGACCTATAAGTCTTTGTATAATGAAGTGTCGATTGAATACAATGTTCAAGATAGCCTGTCTCCACAATCTATCCAACTACCTGAGGTACAGGAAGCTAGCAATGATAAAGGCTCTTTCATATGGATTATTATTATTGTTATTTTCTTAGTGTTGGATTTCACTTTATTCAAGGGTGCCATCAGCATGACACTACTGTCTATGATAGGAAACGGCCGTGGTCGTGGCGGCGGTGGCGGTGGTGGATATGGCGGAGGATCTGGAGGTGGCTTCCGCGGTGGCGGGGGTGGATCTTCTGGTGGTGGCGGTGCCAGCCGTAAGTTCTAG
- a CDS encoding LemA family protein → MPKGKGCLIPIVVVGAIIVILIIMLVSSYNKFVGAEETVDQQWGKIEVDLQRRFDLIPNLVNTVKGFAQQEKDVIKQVTDARAALGGARNPDEKAVADEQLQGALSRLLVVVENYPDLKSNAQFTQLMDELAGTENRIAVSRRDYNDAVADYNRSIKRFPSNLLAGLLGFDQKGYFTTTPESRTNPEVDFGNDDTSFHIKQEAKYVGVLGTST, encoded by the coding sequence ATGCCAAAAGGAAAAGGGTGTCTCATTCCTATCGTAGTTGTAGGTGCCATTATCGTTATTCTCATCATCATGCTGGTAAGCAGCTACAATAAATTTGTCGGCGCAGAGGAAACGGTAGATCAGCAATGGGGTAAAATCGAAGTCGATTTACAGCGTAGATTCGATCTTATCCCCAATCTTGTGAATACAGTTAAAGGATTCGCTCAACAGGAAAAAGATGTTATCAAACAGGTAACAGATGCTCGCGCTGCTCTAGGCGGTGCTAGAAACCCAGATGAAAAGGCTGTCGCGGATGAACAACTTCAAGGTGCCCTAAGCCGACTTCTCGTTGTTGTAGAGAACTACCCCGACTTGAAATCCAATGCACAATTTACCCAGTTGATGGATGAACTTGCTGGCACAGAGAATCGGATTGCCGTTTCAAGACGTGATTATAATGATGCGGTGGCCGATTACAATAGATCCATCAAGCGGTTTCCGAGCAACCTCCTAGCAGGATTACTTGGATTTGATCAAAAAGGATATTTCACAACAACCCCGGAATCTAGAACTAATCCAGAAGTGGACTTTGGCAACGACGATACCTCATTTCATATTAAACAGGAAGCTAAATATGTGGGTGTCTTGGGTACAAGTACATGA
- the qoxA gene encoding cytochrome aa3 quinol oxidase subunit II gives MKKRGSLLVLFMSLVLLLSGCSSIAVLDPKGPAARTLSDTIIYSILMMLVVLAVVYVLFVVFLVKYRSSKSDDNYMPPHEEGNKWLEALWITIPIIIVTVLSVVTVQSTMAVEKVPEGYQDQEPLVIYAASSNWKWHFSYPEEGIETVNYLNIPTHRPIELRIYSFGPITSLWIPQLAGQKYGMSDMINKLNLVADEQGSYLGRNSNFSGEGTAHMEFETLAMSPTEYDKWVEEVKTTAVTLDEEEFKGLLSTAYVGRKTFSSTHLSFSPAPGDHSDHMNHSDMENGNMDHQENKEEHPAPPTSPEQTEFDGVPNVDPNEPLPQSPAEDSSNDIEHTEHTSHEGH, from the coding sequence ATGAAAAAAAGAGGATCATTACTTGTACTATTCATGAGCCTTGTCTTGCTCTTATCAGGATGTAGTTCAATTGCGGTGTTGGATCCTAAGGGACCCGCTGCCAGAACTTTGTCCGATACGATCATCTATTCCATTCTTATGATGCTTGTAGTATTAGCTGTTGTCTATGTTCTATTTGTGGTCTTTCTGGTGAAATACCGCTCCAGCAAATCGGATGATAATTACATGCCTCCACATGAGGAAGGGAACAAATGGCTAGAAGCTCTGTGGATCACTATTCCCATTATCATTGTAACTGTTCTTTCCGTAGTAACAGTGCAGTCAACAATGGCAGTGGAGAAGGTTCCTGAAGGTTATCAGGATCAAGAACCATTAGTAATCTATGCAGCTTCGTCCAACTGGAAATGGCATTTCAGCTATCCAGAGGAAGGGATTGAAACAGTAAATTATTTAAACATCCCAACCCATCGTCCAATTGAATTGCGAATATACTCATTCGGTCCGATCACAAGCCTTTGGATCCCTCAATTAGCAGGACAGAAATATGGGATGAGTGACATGATTAATAAGTTAAATTTAGTTGCTGATGAACAGGGCTCTTATTTAGGAAGGAATTCGAACTTCAGTGGTGAGGGTACTGCACACATGGAATTTGAAACACTTGCCATGAGTCCTACCGAGTATGACAAATGGGTAGAGGAAGTTAAGACAACTGCCGTTACACTAGATGAAGAGGAATTTAAAGGTTTACTATCTACCGCTTATGTAGGACGCAAAACATTCTCAAGTACCCATCTCTCATTTAGTCCAGCTCCAGGAGATCATTCCGATCATATGAATCACTCAGATATGGAGAACGGAAATATGGATCATCAGGAGAACAAGGAAGAACATCCAGCTCCTCCAACAAGTCCTGAACAAACCGAGTTTGATGGTGTGCCAAATGTAGATCCCAATGAACCGTTACCTCAATCTCCAGCCGAGGACAGTAGCAATGATATTGAACATACAGAACATACAAGTCACGAAGGGCATTAG
- the qoxB gene encoding cytochrome aa3 quinol oxidase subunit I → MKWDEFFVTGEPMIYGAMASIVLATIAIIVGLTYFKKWGYLWREWLTTVDHKRIGVMYILSALIMLFRGGVDAIMMRLQTATPENKFLDSQHYNEIFTTHGLIMILFMAMPFIIGIMNVVVPLQIGARDVAFPRLNAISFWLFFAGAMLLNLSFVIGGSPDAGWSAYFPLASLEFSPTVGNNYYSLALQISGIGTLLTGINFIVTILKMRAPGMKLMRMPMFTWSSLITSVIIAFAFPVLTVALALMMFDRIFGSQFFTMSNGGMDMLWANLFWVWGHPEVYIVVLPAFGIYSEIISTFSKKNLYGYTSMVVSMVVISLLSFLVWAHHFYTMGQGAMVNGFFSITTMAISVPTGVKIFNWLFTMRKGKITFTTPMLYSLAFIPIFTIGGVTGVMLAMASADYQYHNTMFLVAHFHYVLIPGTVFAVIAGFHYWFPKVFGFKLNERLGKHAFWWIAISFNVTFFPLFFLGLQGMTRRMYTYSAETGFGPLNLLSFAGALGLAFGFVILVYNVYWSIRYSPRETNGDPWDARTLEWATSSPIPAYNFAITPNIKGRDSLWSAKHENLPIFEGEIEPIHLPSNSGKPIILSAVFFVFGFSLVFSWFTPAIISGIGILIVLATMSFDRDHGITVSVEEIIETEKKLRGETL, encoded by the coding sequence ATGAAATGGGACGAATTTTTCGTTACCGGTGAACCGATGATTTACGGCGCCATGGCTAGTATCGTTCTTGCTACTATTGCGATTATCGTCGGGTTGACCTACTTTAAGAAATGGGGCTACCTGTGGCGTGAATGGCTAACCACCGTAGACCACAAACGTATCGGGGTCATGTACATTCTTTCCGCTCTGATCATGTTGTTCCGTGGTGGAGTCGATGCCATCATGATGCGGTTACAGACCGCCACTCCAGAGAATAAATTTCTGGATTCACAACATTACAATGAGATCTTTACAACTCATGGTCTGATTATGATTCTTTTTATGGCTATGCCATTTATTATTGGAATTATGAACGTCGTTGTACCGCTCCAGATTGGTGCAAGAGACGTAGCATTCCCTCGATTGAATGCCATTAGCTTCTGGCTATTCTTCGCAGGAGCCATGTTGTTAAATCTGTCATTTGTTATCGGAGGATCACCAGACGCTGGTTGGTCCGCTTACTTCCCGCTTGCGAGTCTAGAGTTTAGCCCAACGGTCGGGAATAACTATTACTCTCTCGCTCTACAGATCTCTGGTATTGGTACATTATTAACAGGGATTAACTTCATTGTGACTATTCTTAAAATGCGTGCACCGGGTATGAAGCTTATGCGCATGCCGATGTTCACATGGTCATCTCTGATCACAAGTGTTATTATTGCATTCGCTTTCCCAGTACTTACTGTTGCGCTTGCACTAATGATGTTTGACCGAATCTTCGGGTCTCAATTCTTCACGATGTCCAATGGTGGGATGGATATGTTATGGGCCAACCTATTCTGGGTATGGGGTCATCCTGAAGTATATATCGTTGTCCTTCCTGCATTCGGGATATATAGTGAAATTATCTCGACATTCTCGAAGAAGAACTTGTATGGTTATACATCCATGGTCGTTAGTATGGTCGTCATCTCACTCTTGTCCTTCTTAGTATGGGCGCATCACTTCTATACGATGGGTCAAGGGGCCATGGTCAACGGATTCTTCTCCATTACAACCATGGCGATATCCGTTCCTACGGGAGTCAAGATCTTTAACTGGCTGTTTACCATGCGAAAGGGAAAGATTACTTTCACGACTCCGATGCTTTACTCACTGGCCTTTATTCCCATCTTTACAATCGGTGGTGTTACGGGTGTCATGTTGGCTATGGCCAGTGCCGATTATCAATATCATAATACAATGTTCTTAGTAGCCCATTTCCACTACGTTCTAATTCCAGGTACAGTCTTTGCCGTTATTGCGGGCTTCCATTACTGGTTCCCTAAAGTGTTCGGCTTCAAGCTTAATGAACGTCTTGGGAAACACGCATTCTGGTGGATTGCTATTTCGTTTAACGTAACATTCTTCCCATTGTTCTTCTTAGGGTTACAAGGAATGACTCGACGGATGTACACTTATTCGGCAGAAACAGGCTTTGGTCCACTCAACTTACTATCATTTGCGGGTGCATTAGGCCTTGCCTTCGGATTCGTTATTCTTGTATATAATGTTTATTGGAGTATCCGTTATAGCCCACGTGAAACCAATGGAGATCCATGGGATGCGCGTACACTGGAATGGGCAACAAGTAGCCCAATTCCTGCATACAATTTCGCTATCACTCCAAATATCAAAGGTAGAGATTCATTATGGTCTGCTAAGCATGAGAACCTTCCGATCTTTGAAGGTGAGATTGAACCGATCCACTTACCAAGTAATAGTGGGAAGCCTATTATTCTTTCTGCTGTCTTCTTCGTCTTTGGATTCTCATTGGTATTTAGTTGGTTTACTCCAGCTATTATCTCAGGTATTGGAATTCTAATCGTCTTAGCTACGATGTCCTTCGATAGAGATCATGGAATTACCGTATCCGTGGAAGAAATTATTGAAACAGAAAAGAAATTGCGGGGTGAAACGCTATGA
- a CDS encoding L-lactate dehydrogenase: protein MTNSTYKPNRVVIIGAGAVGTTTAYTLLLRHRVTELVLIDVNHKKSLGEALDMNHGLPFVGGVKIWAGDYEDCAGADIIIVTAGASQKPGETRIDLLKRNVGIFQDIIQNITKYNQDGILLIATNPVDILSYVTWKVSGWDSHRVIGSGTLLDSARFRYLIGSHKEIDPRSIHAHIIGEHGDSELPVWSLANIAGTSLDFDEAMRNEIFADTKNAASEIINAKGSTSYAIALALDRIVAAILLDESAVLSVSTLLQDTNGVSDVYLGVPSIVDRSGVREILNLPLNDEEQSLFKQSANLLKSEISKLNL from the coding sequence ATGACAAATTCAACTTATAAACCTAACCGAGTCGTCATTATCGGAGCAGGAGCCGTCGGCACAACGACTGCGTACACATTACTCTTGAGACATCGCGTAACAGAACTAGTACTGATTGATGTTAATCACAAAAAATCTCTGGGAGAAGCACTCGACATGAACCATGGTCTCCCCTTCGTAGGAGGAGTAAAGATATGGGCGGGCGATTATGAAGATTGTGCAGGCGCCGATATCATCATTGTTACAGCAGGCGCTTCTCAGAAGCCTGGAGAAACCCGTATTGATCTACTCAAACGAAATGTAGGGATATTCCAAGATATTATCCAGAACATCACAAAATATAACCAAGATGGTATTCTGCTTATCGCTACCAATCCGGTGGATATATTATCTTATGTAACATGGAAGGTTAGCGGATGGGACTCTCATAGGGTTATCGGTTCAGGAACGCTTCTAGACAGCGCAAGATTCCGTTATCTTATTGGTTCTCACAAAGAAATTGACCCACGAAGCATTCACGCTCATATCATTGGAGAACACGGTGATTCTGAATTACCGGTATGGAGCTTAGCGAACATTGCAGGGACTAGCCTTGATTTCGACGAAGCCATGAGAAATGAAATATTCGCTGACACTAAGAATGCAGCTAGTGAAATCATTAACGCCAAAGGCTCCACTTCCTATGCTATTGCTTTGGCTCTTGACCGAATTGTAGCCGCTATTCTGCTCGATGAGAGTGCTGTCCTTAGTGTATCTACCTTACTACAAGATACTAACGGAGTATCGGATGTATACCTTGGCGTGCCCAGCATTGTAGATCGCAGTGGCGTTCGGGAAATCCTGAATCTTCCTCTTAATGATGAAGAGCAATCCTTATTCAAGCAGTCTGCGAACCTATTGAAATCTGAAATTAGCAAACTAAATTTATAA
- a CDS encoding mismatch-specific DNA-glycosylase, with the protein MQAIPDHLDYGLSVVFVGFNPSLRSGELGHHYANPRNHFWRILHKAEITPRVYDAFEDDDLLKLGYGFTNIVERPTRGIDDITREEYDKGREILRAKLKEYRPDIACFVGKGVYTQYSQRSKVKWGFQEESVVDGIHEFVAPSSSGLVRMPMDDIVEIYRQLNAFILR; encoded by the coding sequence ATACAGGCTATCCCTGATCATTTAGATTATGGACTTTCCGTTGTATTTGTTGGCTTTAATCCTAGTCTTCGTTCAGGGGAACTCGGACACCATTATGCTAATCCACGTAATCATTTTTGGAGAATTCTACATAAGGCAGAAATAACACCTCGGGTATATGATGCTTTCGAAGATGATGATCTGCTTAAGTTAGGGTATGGTTTTACGAATATCGTCGAGCGGCCTACACGTGGAATAGATGATATTACTCGTGAGGAATATGATAAGGGAAGGGAAATTCTTCGTGCTAAATTGAAAGAGTATCGTCCGGATATTGCTTGTTTTGTAGGCAAAGGTGTCTACACACAATATAGTCAGAGGTCCAAGGTGAAATGGGGATTTCAAGAAGAATCAGTGGTGGATGGTATCCATGAATTCGTGGCACCTTCATCTAGCGGACTTGTTCGCATGCCAATGGATGATATTGTTGAGATCTATCGTCAATTGAACGCTTTTATATTACGTTAG
- the speD gene encoding adenosylmethionine decarboxylase: MKLTPEQRITLHGFNNLTKSLSFNMYDICYTKTKEEREAYIEYIDEQYNSDRLTTILQTVTDIIGAHVLNTAKQDYVPQGASVTILVSEGPVVEVPTESFDESPGPLPSTVVMQLDKSHITVHTYPEYHPDEGISTFRADIDVSTCGEISPLKALNYLIHSFDTDIMTIDYRVRGFTRDISGHKLFIDHDINSIQNYIPEEVQGLYDMIDVNVYQENIFHTKCKLKEFDLDNYLFGYTKETLSAQEQEKITERIVEEMDEIYYGKNMSRGYNKGN; the protein is encoded by the coding sequence ATAAAGCTAACTCCAGAACAACGAATCACACTACATGGGTTTAACAATCTTACTAAATCGCTAAGCTTCAATATGTATGATATTTGCTATACCAAAACAAAAGAAGAACGTGAAGCCTATATAGAGTATATTGATGAACAGTATAACTCGGATCGATTAACGACCATCCTACAGACGGTAACCGATATTATAGGTGCGCACGTATTAAATACTGCTAAACAGGACTATGTGCCACAAGGAGCAAGCGTAACCATCTTGGTATCAGAGGGACCGGTGGTAGAAGTCCCGACTGAATCATTTGATGAATCTCCAGGACCGCTTCCAAGTACGGTTGTTATGCAGTTAGATAAGAGTCATATCACGGTTCACACGTATCCTGAGTACCATCCCGATGAGGGAATTAGTACTTTCAGAGCGGATATCGATGTCTCGACATGCGGGGAAATTTCGCCACTCAAAGCGCTTAATTACTTAATTCATTCCTTTGATACAGATATTATGACGATTGATTATCGAGTTCGGGGCTTCACGAGAGACATAAGTGGTCACAAACTGTTTATTGATCATGATATTAATTCTATTCAGAATTATATTCCTGAGGAAGTTCAGGGATTATATGACATGATCGATGTGAATGTGTATCAGGAAAATATTTTTCATACTAAATGTAAACTTAAAGAATTCGACTTAGATAACTATTTATTCGGGTATACGAAAGAAACATTAAGTGCTCAAGAGCAGGAGAAGATCACAGAAAGAATCGTTGAAGAGATGGACGAAATTTATTATGGCAAAAATATGAGCCGTGGTTATAATAAAGGAAATTAA
- the qoxD gene encoding cytochrome aa3 quinol oxidase subunit IV, which translates to MKQLFPIRHVMGYLSSLILSAIALTALLDIPFASKVGILTVTAIIQASLQLFVFMHISEMASTKKELYLNIAYALFVGLVTIFGSLFIFTWGWYS; encoded by the coding sequence ATGAAACAGCTATTTCCAATTCGCCATGTAATGGGCTATCTCTCTTCCCTCATCCTTTCAGCCATTGCATTAACTGCCTTACTTGATATTCCCTTTGCCTCCAAAGTGGGAATTTTGACAGTGACCGCCATCATTCAGGCTTCCTTACAGCTGTTTGTGTTCATGCACATTAGTGAAATGGCAAGCACCAAAAAAGAACTTTATCTGAATATCGCCTATGCATTGTTTGTAGGTTTGGTCACCATCTTTGGATCATTGTTCATCTTCACGTGGGGCTGGTACAGTTAA
- a CDS encoding MalY/PatB family protein → MDFNRKINRQNTASEKWDGIEKVFGVTDALPMWVADMDFVAPPAVLRALQQIIEHGVLGYTMQTESYYQAIVNWMKKRHQWDINKEWIVFSPGVVPALSIIVQAFTEPNDKVIIQTPVYPPFYSVVESHGRQLIQNPLLLEDGKYVMDYEGLEKLIDKDVKLLILCSPHNPNGRVWSQVELRRLAAICARHRILVVSDEIHADLLFDKGSHTPYALLSKETEQYSIICTSPSKTFNIAGLNTSNIIIPNPELRSIFEQAMQKYALGSINPFGLAATQAAYLEGEEWLDACLLYIQENMKYVISYIEKHIPELKVTMPEATYLLWIDFRALGISSEELVALMLNKAKIALNNGAFFGEHGEGFMRMNVACSREIIEEAMIKLETTIQELRTSVINV, encoded by the coding sequence ATGGATTTCAATCGTAAAATTAATCGTCAGAATACTGCTTCAGAGAAATGGGATGGTATAGAAAAAGTTTTTGGAGTAACAGATGCACTCCCGATGTGGGTTGCTGATATGGATTTCGTTGCACCTCCTGCTGTACTCCGTGCACTACAACAAATTATAGAACACGGCGTGTTAGGCTATACGATGCAGACTGAATCGTACTACCAAGCTATTGTAAATTGGATGAAAAAACGTCATCAGTGGGATATTAACAAGGAATGGATTGTGTTTAGTCCAGGCGTTGTTCCAGCACTGAGCATCATTGTACAAGCCTTTACTGAACCTAATGATAAAGTGATTATACAGACACCCGTATATCCACCATTCTATAGTGTCGTTGAATCTCATGGAAGACAACTTATTCAGAATCCTCTACTCTTAGAGGATGGTAAATATGTCATGGATTACGAAGGATTAGAGAAGCTCATCGATAAGGATGTTAAGCTACTGATTCTGTGCAGTCCCCATAATCCCAACGGACGAGTCTGGTCACAAGTTGAACTCCGTCGATTAGCGGCTATTTGTGCCCGTCATCGTATCCTTGTCGTGTCCGATGAGATTCATGCTGATCTACTTTTCGACAAGGGCTCACATACACCCTACGCACTTCTCTCTAAGGAGACAGAGCAATATTCAATAATCTGCACATCACCGAGCAAAACGTTTAATATTGCTGGACTGAACACTTCTAATATAATTATACCTAATCCGGAGCTACGAAGTATCTTTGAGCAAGCGATGCAGAAGTATGCGTTAGGCTCCATCAATCCCTTCGGCTTAGCCGCAACACAAGCTGCATATCTTGAAGGAGAGGAATGGCTTGATGCCTGTCTATTATATATTCAGGAGAATATGAAATATGTAATAAGCTATATAGAGAAGCATATACCGGAGCTTAAGGTAACGATGCCGGAGGCTACCTACTTATTATGGATCGACTTTAGGGCACTCGGAATATCTTCAGAGGAACTGGTTGCTCTTATGCTGAATAAGGCCAAGATCGCTTTAAATAATGGAGCTTTTTTCGGAGAGCATGGAGAGGGTTTTATGCGTATGAATGTGGCATGTTCACGTGAAATTATCGAAGAAGCGATGATAAAATTAGAAACCACGATTCAAGAGTTACGTACAAGCGTAATAAACGTATAA
- the qoxC gene encoding cytochrome aa3 quinol oxidase subunit III codes for MKIDATKPLEYGSEENSNKIFGFWIFLGAEIALFSTLFTVYFVLVNRYASGPNGAELFELSGVLVETFLLLTSSFTIGLAIHSMRLGLKKPMMIFFALTLLMGLGFLGIEISEFFTYVHEGATLSTSAFVSSLFVLLGTHGAHVAFGLLWGVSILIQVKRQGFTLATANKSFIFSLYWHFLDVVWIFIFSFVYLKGLM; via the coding sequence ATGAAAATAGATGCCACTAAACCGCTTGAATATGGATCAGAAGAAAACAGTAACAAAATCTTTGGATTTTGGATCTTTTTAGGAGCAGAAATTGCTCTCTTCTCTACCCTATTCACCGTTTATTTCGTTTTAGTGAATCGTTATGCAAGTGGTCCAAACGGAGCTGAATTATTCGAACTATCTGGTGTTCTGGTCGAAACTTTCTTGCTACTTACAAGTAGTTTCACCATCGGTCTTGCGATTCATAGTATGCGACTTGGTTTGAAGAAACCCATGATGATCTTTTTCGCTCTTACTTTACTAATGGGTCTTGGCTTCCTTGGAATTGAAATCTCGGAATTCTTCACTTATGTACATGAAGGAGCGACATTATCAACAAGTGCCTTCGTATCCAGCTTGTTCGTATTATTAGGAACTCACGGTGCTCACGTAGCCTTTGGTCTATTATGGGGAGTTTCGATCTTAATTCAAGTCAAGAGACAAGGCTTCACATTGGCTACAGCCAATAAGTCCTTTATATTCTCTCTTTACTGGCATTTCCTAGACGTTGTATGGATCTTTATCTTTAGCTTCGTTTATCTGAAAGGACTGATGTGA